The following nucleotide sequence is from Streptomyces sp. NBC_01298.
CCGCCAAGGAGAGCCGCCGCCACCAGGGGGCGGTACCGCCGGGACCGAACACTGCGCTGCATCGTCATCGCTTCCTGTCATCCGAACACGGAGAACCACTGGGTCGCGGCCATCGTGGGCACCGCGGCCCAGCCCAGCCCGCGCCCGCCAGTACTCCTCCCGCCTCGCGGGCACGAAGCATCCAGTGGCTCTCCCCGTGTCCCGCCTCACGGGCCCGCCCCCGCCGCACGGCGCCGCCACCACCCCCGCGGCCGCGAGCAGACTTCCCGCACCACGCAACGCCCAGCGAGCCCGCGTCCCACCCCACGGGAGGCGCCGCTGCCGGACCGCGCCGGAGCCCACCGCCGGCCCTAGGCTGCCTCGAGGGCCCGGCACCTCAACCACTGGCAGCGGGAGGACTCTTGGACACCAGCATGCTGCGCACCCCCCTGATCGCGCAGACCGTCGAGGCACTCGTCGCGGACGGCGGCGGACTCATCACCTACGAGCAGGGCATGGGCGGACGGGAGACACTCGTCGCCGCGGCAGCCGCTCTCGCAGCCCGCAATGGATCCCCGCTGACCATCGTGGAGTCAGTGGTCCTGCACGAGGAAACCCGCGCGACGGTCGCCGCGCTCCAGCCCGGCGTGCAGTGCACGGTCATCTCCGCCCGCGACGCCGCACTCCAGCCGCAGCCCGCATCCGGCAGCGTCCTGGCCGTCCACGCCGATCTGCTCAGAGACCCGATCGCCCGTGAGTCTCTGCTCGAACTGGCGCGAGCTGCCGACCACCTCCTGGTGGCCCGCCACGACTACAGCGACCCCAGCCTCGACAGCCTCGCCGGTACTGCCCACCGACTCGATCGACCGTCCTTCATTGCCGCCGCGAACAAGGCCTCCGCCCGTTGGGCCCAGACGTTCGCCCCCACCTACGTCCCGCCGCCGATCGAGCAGCGCGACGGACGCCTGACACGCCAAGAGGCAGCCGTAGGGGACAGAGACGACTTCACCGAGTACTTCGAGCGCAAGCAGCGCTTGATCGCCCAGCTGAACCAGCAGACCACTGACGGGCCGGCTGCGGACGGTGTCGAGTACATCGACCTTGCCGACATCGAGGCAGTCACGCACGCCGACCTCGACCGGCTCGCCGCCGAGGAGCAGGAGCGGATCGCGGCGTTCGTTGAACGTCTTGAGGCGCGGGCACGCGACCGGATCCAGCGTGTCACCCAGGCGGGCGGGACGGACCCTCACCTGCCCCGTGCACCGGCTCAGCAGGACCAGCGACAGGCCACCGCCCACCAGCACCAAGCCTCCGACGGGCGGGCGCCCGGCCGGTAGCACTCTCCGGGATCACTCCACGTCGAGGTAGTACGCACCCGCCGCGGCATCGGCGAAGAGCGTGAACCGGACCTGAGGCGGGACCGTTTTGCTGCCGTCTGCCAGCTCCACGGGCTCAGCGTTGACCAGTACGAACTCGTCGTACCCGCCGACGAAGTCACCCGGCCCGTCTGCCACCCCGACATGGATCGGGGTCTCATCGGGAACTGCGGTGAGCGCGTTCCGCAGCTGCCCTGCCGTCCACACCTGCGGCACGTGATCGAACATCTCAGCCATGGCCAGAGGCTAGGGCGCGCACTGCCCGCTCACGCCGCGCCGCGCCGGTGAGAACAGCTCATCAACTGCGAAGCCGGGTCGCCTCGGCGCCCGCCGCGGCCAGACCGTACGCTGGGGGAGCCGATGGCCAGGGTTTCTGGTCCCGTGGGGCCCGCCGAGTGAGATCCGGGCCCCACAGTCGTCTCCAGACTGCTACGGGCTGCCCGACTGGTCGCCTGCGCCGCGGGCGGTCGGGTCCGGTCTACTGGCCGTCCGTCCCGTCGTCGCCGGGGAAGCGCACGTTCCAGTAGTCCACCGCTGCCGACGGATCAGGGCGGTGCGGCGTCCACGCAAGGCCGTCCACGTCGTGGCCCCAGCTCTTCAGCAGCTCGGACGCCCATTCCTTGGCGCCGTTCACAGCGTCGGCATCCAGCCTGTCGTCCATCACGGCCGTGTGATCGCTGTCGCCGACGCGGTGCAGCACCCACGCCGCGTCGTCGCTGCCCTCCATCGCGTACGCGAGGATCAGCTTTCCCTCATCCTGCATCGTGGCCTCCAAGCCGAGTGTGGTTCATATCGGGGCCAACCATGCCATCGGGTACTGACATGGCTGTTCGGGCCGCAGGCTGTTGCACGATGCCGGCGCCACCGCACCCGTCCTGGAATTCACCGGCGCGCGAGCAGCTCCGCAGCGGACAATCACCCGGAAAGACAGGAGGCGGCCGGATGGTTGCGGAGTTGAAGTTCGAGGACGGCACCCACATCAGACTGCGGGCGCCGGAGCAGCACGGCGTCCCGGCCGTGGGACTGCTTCCTGGGCTGGGCGCGCACCGCCTGGCCGTACGCATCGACGTCGAACCCCTCAACGTCGCCGACGGCGTCAACCACTTCACGCTCGCCGGCGAACTCCGCGCGGCCGAAGGCATCGGCTGGATCGGCTCCTTCCTGCCCACCCTCGTACCGCTGCGCACCAAGGCCACCAGCGTGTCCGCGGAGCTCGTCGTCCCGGTCACCTCCGCGCAGCTCTTGGCCCTGGAAGAGCACCGCGGCGGCCGCGACTTCAGCGTCCTGGTGGATCTGCAGGGAACCCTTCCGCAGAGCACCGCACACCCAGTCGCCCACCTGCAGGAGACCCGGCAGGTCGCCGCGAGCACCTGGGAGCAGCAACTCGCGAGCGTCGGCCTGACCGCCTCGTTCACCATCACCATCCCGCTGCCGATGGCACATGGCCCGATCCGGCAGGCCGCCGAGCACCTGCGCACCGCGGACCGGCAGATCACGGCAGGCGAGTACACGGACGCGATCCGCGAGACCCGCCTCGCCCTGACACTGATGCGGACCCTGGGCGTCTGGCCCACGGGCGGCACCAAGAAGCGGGACGACCAGGACCAGGCCGACCGGTACGGGATCCTCCAGGACCGGATCGCCGCGCAGGCCGACGGCTACGCCGACATCATCCAGGCGGCCTTCAGCCAGGCCAGCGGGCCCCAGCACAACGACGGCGCCATCGCCTCGGCCGCATGGACCCGCGCCGACGCCGTCGCCCTCAACGCCCTGGCGGCCGCCCTGCTGCACCG
It contains:
- a CDS encoding DUF6225 family protein, translated to MAEMFDHVPQVWTAGQLRNALTAVPDETPIHVGVADGPGDFVGGYDEFVLVNAEPVELADGSKTVPPQVRFTLFADAAAGAYYLDVE